The Takifugu flavidus isolate HTHZ2018 chromosome 17, ASM371156v2, whole genome shotgun sequence genome contains a region encoding:
- the ccl34b.4 gene encoding chemokine (C-C motif) ligand 34b, duplicate 4, with the protein MRSLPVAVLLLLAVALTSAKNWRHNSRRFQPPCCIKYTTTDMSSNVIGDTYRQPPVSAPCVDAFVLTTSDGPLCVNPKSEWVKTLTANMTKL; encoded by the exons ATGAGAAGTCTGCCTGTcgccgtcctgctgctcctggccgTCGCGCTGACGTCTGCAAAAAACT GGCGCCACAATTCCCGACGCTTCCAGCCTCCCTGCTGCATTAAATACACCACCACCGATATGAGCAGCAACGTGATAGGGGACACGTACCGACAGCCACCTGTGAGCGCCCCGTGTGTGGACGCCTTCGT TTTGACCACCAGTGATGGACCACTGTGTGTCAATCCCAAAAGTGAATGGGTTAAGACAC TCACTGCAAACATGACGAAGCTGTGA
- the msl2b gene encoding E3 ubiquitin-protein ligase MSL2b, with translation MNPVNATSLYVSASRSVLQCDPRDPRALAELCKLLPFFRQSLSCLVCGNLLQDPIAPTDSSCQHYVCRGCKGQRMQLKPSCSWCKDYSRFEENRQLSLLVHCYRKLCLYITQSPLAPHVASAASNSPDLQAILSEGQTLAEGETEAEDDSESLSPLQPASTSTVCQTDDVPLTKELKVEEPGSISVNGLHGCNGLVSSDSLQHITIETGGGIVKQERFSEEIPVCVSVTGTGDVGLCDISAFGDDLKHGGGPLLLSVEEVLRTLETDAEPEPCPHADCPPSMHQSSLNGPQCPTDSSHLIPSLLTGNSPHLLQPHTQPTSHAPPQPSPAIPHNPPRYHRKRSHSESDSEKVQPLPISSLLRGRPLGAISSPHNPNPTATSRQEPKYPAATPQPHLAPVPNGGPPKVGKTVLVSNKSLKKTVDHHGAPKKAYTKARQGAPKARAQPRDRVPSHPHTHPLTHPPSPSKPQYKKPVEKKGCKCGRATQNPSVLTCRGQRCPCYSNRKACLDCICRGCQNSYMANGEKKLEAFAVPEKALEQTRLTLGINLTSITAAALRGPATSSPGGTLLNVTTATGAPVTATFLSGAGHDSRAFDDSLEMRFDC, from the exons ATGAACCCGGTCAATGCGACTTCCCTGTATGTGTCTGCGAGCCGCTCGGTGCTGCAGTGTGACCCCAGAGACCCCCGAGCTCTCGCAGAACTCTGCAAGCTGCTGCCGTTTTTCCGCCAGTCCCTGTCGTGCCTGGTGTGCG gTAACCTGCTGCAGGACCCCATCGCTCCCACCGACTCATCATGTCAACATTACGTATGCCGGGGCTGTAAAGGTCAGAGGATGCAGCTAAAGCCGTCCTGTAGCTGGTGTAAGGACTATTCCCGCTTTGAAGAAAACAGGCAGCTTTCTTTGCTGGTCCACTGTTACAGGAAGCTCTGTCTTTACATCACTCAGTCACCGCTTGCTCCACATGTAGCCAGTGCTGCCAGCAACTCGCCGGACCTCCAGGCCATCCTCAGCGAGGGCCAGACACTGGCGGAGGGcgagacagaagcagaggacGATTCCGAGTCTCTAAGCCCGCTGCAGCccgcctccacctccactgTGTGTCAGACTGATGATGTTCCTCTCACGAAGGAGCTCAAGGTGGAGGAGCCGGGCTCTATCAGCGTGAATGGGCTCCACGGCTGTAACGGCCTGGTCAGTTCGGACTCTTTGCAGCACATCACCATAGAAACGGGCGGGGGAATAGTGAAACAGGAGAGGTTTTCCGAGGAGATTCCTGTTTGCGTGAGTGTCACGGGCACCGGGGACGTCGGGCTCTGTGACATCAGCGCATTTGGGGATGACTTAAAACACGGCGGGGGTCCGTTGTTGTTAAGTGTCGAGGAGGTGCTCAGGACGCTGGAGACGGACGCCGAACCCGAGCCGTGCCCCCACGCAGACTGCCCGCCATCTATGCATCAGTCCAGCCTCAACGGGCCGCAATGCCCAACTGACTCTTCCCAcctcattccctccctcctAACCGGAAACAgcccccacctcctgcagcctcacacacagcccacaTCGCATGCGCCCCCACAACCCTCCCCAGCGATACCTCACAATCCCCCCCGCTACCACCGAAAACGCTCTCACTCGGAAAGCGACAGCGAGAAGGTGCAGCCGCTCCCCATCTCCAGCCTGTTGCGAGGGCGCCCCCTTGGGGCCATCAGCTCCCCTCATAACCCCAACCCCACAGCCACCAGCAGACAGGAGCCTAAATACCCTGCAGCCACTCCCCAACCTCACCTGGCCCCCGTGCCAAATGGTGGCCCCCCTAAGGTTGGCAAGACCGTGCTTGTCTCCAACAAATCTCTGAAAAAGACTGTGGACCATCACGGGGCTCCCAAGAAGGCTTACACCAAAGCGAGGCAGGGGGCTCCGAAGGCACGTGCACAACCTCGTGACAGAGTACCGTCACACCCTCATACTCACCCGCTGACCCACCCGCCGAGCCCCTCGAAACCACAGTACAAGAAGCCCGTGGAGAAAAAGGGCTGCAAGTGTGGACGGGCCACGCAGAATCCCTCCGTTCtgacctgtagggggcagcGCTGCCCCTGTTACTCAAATAGGAAG GCGTGTCTGGACTGTATCTGCCGCGGGTGTCAGAACTCCTACATGGCCAACggagagaagaagctggaggcctTCGCTGTCCCCGAGAAAGCCCTGGAGCAGACTCGCCTCACGCTGGGCATCAACCTCACCAGTATCACGGCGGCCGCGCTCCGAGGTCCAGCCACCAGCTCCCCGGGGGGCACCCTTCTCAACGTCACCACGGCGACGGGGGCGCCGGTCACGGCCACCTTTTTGTCGGGCGCGGGACACGACAGCAGGGCCTTCGACGACTCACTGGAGATGCGGTTCGACTGCTGA